The Campylobacter concisus genome includes a region encoding these proteins:
- the sodB gene encoding superoxide dismutase [Fe] produces MFELRKLPFDANSNAVVSAKTCEYHYGKHHATYVANLNNLIKDTKFANASFYEILTNSEGGLYNNVAQVYNHDFYWDCIAKKSKMSSELKAAIEANFANFKEEFLKAATTLFGSGWAWLVFDPSSKKLEIIQTSNAKTPVSDGKVPLLVVDVWEHAYYIDNFNARPKYLETFYENINWEFISKAYEWALKEGLGSVEFYTKELHK; encoded by the coding sequence ATGTTTGAACTTAGAAAACTTCCATTTGATGCAAATAGCAATGCAGTAGTTAGCGCAAAAACCTGTGAATACCACTATGGCAAGCATCATGCAACTTACGTAGCAAATTTAAACAATCTTATAAAAGATACAAAATTTGCTAACGCATCTTTTTATGAAATTCTAACAAATAGCGAAGGTGGGCTTTATAACAACGTTGCTCAAGTTTACAACCACGACTTTTACTGGGACTGCATCGCTAAAAAAAGCAAGATGTCAAGCGAGCTAAAAGCTGCGATCGAAGCAAATTTTGCAAATTTCAAAGAGGAATTTTTAAAAGCAGCTACAACGCTTTTTGGCTCAGGCTGGGCGTGGCTTGTATTTGATCCAAGCAGTAAAAAGCTAGAGATCATACAAACTAGCAACGCAAAAACTCCAGTGAGCGACGGCAAAGTACCACTTCTAGTCGTTGATGTTTGGGAGCATGCTTACTACATCGACAACTTCAACGCTCGCCCAAAATACCTAGAGACTTTTTATGAGAACATAAACTGGGAATTTATAAGCAAAGCTTACGAGTGGGCACTAAAAGAGGGTCTTGGCTCAGTTGAGTTTTACACAAAAGAGCTTCATAAATAA
- a CDS encoding DctP family TRAP transporter solute-binding subunit, producing MKFLQALLFTCAISGLAFGADKVYTIKFAHVVAASTPKGKAADFFAKRAEELSGGKIKVQVFPSAQLLDDDRVFGALKLGNVQMAAPSFSKFTPIVPQFQLFDLPFIFKDADHLHKVQDGAVGEELKGLVTKKGFVALDYWDAGFKHFSSSKKPILVPEDAKGQKFRIQSSKVLEEQIKAIGGNPQVLPFSEVYSALQQGVVDATENPLSNFYNSKFHEVQSSLTLSHHGYLGYLVVMSDKFWNKLPDDLKANVKQALSEATAYEREETAKEDAHVIAELEKYIAETKKLEIFKIDDAQKAEWEKTMQAIYPKFYDVIGKELIEKTIETK from the coding sequence ATGAAATTCTTACAAGCTTTACTTTTCACTTGTGCCATCAGTGGCTTAGCATTTGGTGCTGATAAGGTCTATACGATCAAATTTGCTCACGTTGTCGCAGCTTCTACGCCAAAGGGCAAGGCAGCTGACTTTTTTGCAAAGCGTGCTGAAGAGCTAAGTGGCGGCAAGATAAAAGTTCAAGTCTTCCCATCAGCGCAGCTACTTGATGACGATAGAGTTTTTGGTGCGCTAAAACTTGGCAACGTTCAAATGGCAGCTCCAAGTTTTTCTAAATTTACACCTATCGTGCCGCAGTTTCAGCTATTTGACCTGCCTTTCATCTTTAAAGATGCAGACCACCTTCACAAGGTTCAAGATGGCGCAGTTGGCGAGGAGCTAAAAGGCCTTGTGACTAAAAAAGGCTTTGTAGCGCTTGATTACTGGGATGCGGGATTTAAGCACTTTAGCTCGAGCAAAAAACCGATCCTTGTGCCAGAAGATGCAAAAGGACAAAAATTTAGAATTCAAAGCTCAAAAGTGCTTGAAGAGCAGATCAAAGCGATCGGTGGCAACCCACAAGTTCTGCCATTTTCAGAGGTTTATTCTGCGCTTCAACAAGGCGTAGTTGATGCGACCGAAAACCCACTATCAAATTTCTATAACTCTAAATTTCACGAGGTTCAAAGCTCGCTTACGCTTTCACACCACGGATATCTAGGCTATCTAGTCGTTATGAGTGATAAATTTTGGAACAAACTACCAGATGATCTAAAAGCAAATGTAAAACAAGCTCTAAGCGAGGCTACAGCTTACGAGAGAGAAGAGACAGCTAAAGAGGACGCTCATGTCATAGCCGAGCTTGAAAAATATATAGCAGAGACTAAAAAGCTAGAAATTTTCAAGATAGACGACGCACAAAAAGCTGAGTGGGAGAAGACTATGCAGGCTATCTATCCTAAATTTTACGATGTCATCGGCAAAGAGCTTATAGAAAAAACAATCGAGACAAAATAA
- a CDS encoding TRAP transporter small permease, with amino-acid sequence MKNFINALDILIVSLNKTIAVLGLASGTLLAFANVMARYFFDKSWSWASELSNYLFIWSAFFAAAYGFNKGIHVSVTILVEKFPPALAKACLLFSHILTTVFLIFIAVYSVDYLKILHEIEQMIIDLGIPQWVPMLVLPIAFVTASYRSAEKAIKVALTPAAKVVSNEAHELAHGSVVKD; translated from the coding sequence ATGAAAAATTTCATTAACGCTCTTGATATATTGATAGTCTCGCTCAATAAGACTATCGCCGTTTTAGGGCTAGCTAGTGGAACGCTACTAGCCTTTGCTAACGTCATGGCTAGATATTTTTTTGACAAAAGCTGGTCATGGGCGAGCGAGCTATCAAACTACTTATTTATATGGTCGGCGTTTTTTGCCGCAGCGTATGGCTTTAACAAGGGCATCCACGTGAGCGTAACTATCTTGGTGGAGAAATTTCCACCAGCGCTCGCGAAGGCATGCCTGCTCTTTTCGCACATCTTAACGACTGTCTTTTTGATATTTATCGCGGTTTATTCGGTGGATTATCTTAAAATTTTGCACGAGATCGAGCAGATGATAATAGACCTTGGCATACCTCAATGGGTCCCTATGCTAGTGCTTCCAATAGCCTTTGTCACAGCTAGCTACCGCTCGGCTGAAAAGGCTATCAAAGTAGCTCTAACTCCTGCAGCAAAGGTCGTAAGCAACGAAGCGCACGAGCTAGCTCATGGTAGCGTAGTCAAAGACTAA